From the Oceanicaulis alexandrii DSM 11625 genome, one window contains:
- a CDS encoding organic hydroperoxide resistance protein, with protein MSVLYTARASANKGRQGRAYSDDERLDVQLSTPAALGGDDGPGTNPEQLFAAGYAACFMSAMGLVAQQAKLKLPDDARVDAEVGIGPREAGGFGLEVTLIGYLPGLETEQANELMAKTEKVCPYSNATRGNVKTTLKLG; from the coding sequence ATGTCAGTTCTCTACACCGCCCGCGCCAGTGCGAATAAAGGCCGTCAGGGCCGCGCTTACTCCGATGATGAACGCCTCGATGTTCAGCTCTCCACCCCCGCCGCCCTGGGCGGGGATGACGGGCCGGGCACCAATCCCGAGCAGCTGTTCGCCGCCGGCTATGCGGCCTGCTTCATGAGTGCCATGGGTCTGGTGGCCCAGCAGGCCAAACTCAAACTGCCAGACGACGCCAGGGTGGACGCTGAAGTAGGCATCGGCCCGCGCGAGGCGGGCGGGTTCGGTTTGGAAGTGACGCTGATCGGCTATCTGCCGGGGCTCGAGACCGAACAGGCCAATGAATTGATGGCGAAGACCGAGAAGGTCTGCCCCTATTCCAACGCGACGCGCGGCAATGTGAAGACGACGCTGAAGCTCGGCTGA
- a CDS encoding ribonuclease D yields MTIHFHRGDLPDGLDLGKRVAIDTETQGLSLVRDGLCLVQLSAGDGDAHIVQPDRSTYDCPNLKALLADQSVEKLLHFARFDLAIVERDLGVTMTPVYCTKIASKLVRTYTDRHGLKDVCREIAGVELSKQQQSSDWAAYDLSEAQLNYAASDVLYLHAIADGLTAMLEREGRMEIARACFDFLPQRARLDLMGWDETDIFAHS; encoded by the coding sequence ATGACCATCCATTTTCATCGCGGGGATTTGCCGGACGGGCTCGATCTGGGCAAGCGGGTCGCCATCGACACCGAAACTCAGGGTCTGTCGCTGGTGCGCGATGGTCTGTGCCTGGTCCAGCTCTCGGCGGGGGATGGCGACGCCCATATCGTCCAACCGGATCGCAGCACCTATGACTGCCCTAATCTCAAGGCGTTGTTGGCCGATCAAAGCGTTGAAAAGCTGCTGCATTTCGCCCGCTTCGACCTGGCGATCGTCGAGCGTGATCTGGGCGTCACCATGACGCCGGTTTATTGCACCAAGATCGCGTCCAAGCTGGTGCGCACCTATACCGACCGTCACGGGTTGAAGGATGTCTGCCGCGAAATCGCAGGCGTGGAGTTGTCCAAACAACAGCAAAGCTCGGACTGGGCCGCCTATGATCTGAGCGAAGCCCAGCTCAATTACGCCGCGTCCGACGTGCTCTATCTGCACGCCATCGCTGATGGCCTGACGGCCATGTTGGAGCGCGAAGGCCGCATGGAGATCGCCCGGGCGTGTTTTGACTTCCTGCCCCAGCGCGCGCGTCTGGACCTGATGGGTTGGGACGAAACCGATATCTTCGCGCACTCCTGA
- the lptC gene encoding LPS export ABC transporter periplasmic protein LptC has product MSAALIHADGQMIGQRRAKSLADARRRSRFVAGLRGVLIAAAVLVALNALIQMVLSGGTDSPATDVAISAGAGESERIINPRFTGRDEGGVPYVITAETAERRRGAEQALTDLERPTLDYALFDGGEDASRVLAEHGVFDDANLSLQLDTNVRLTTRSGYVFDTQSATLFLREGVVTGPAPMHGLAPWGAVRADRFEVRDDGQHIILEGDVRTRFDASSTPTATDVDAGAGRSEENEP; this is encoded by the coding sequence ATGTCTGCGGCCCTGATACATGCGGATGGCCAGATGATTGGCCAACGCCGCGCGAAATCGCTGGCCGACGCCCGTCGGCGCAGTCGCTTTGTCGCGGGCTTGCGCGGGGTGCTGATCGCGGCGGCGGTACTGGTGGCGCTTAATGCGCTGATCCAGATGGTGCTGTCCGGCGGAACTGATAGCCCGGCCACTGACGTGGCGATCAGCGCTGGCGCTGGCGAATCCGAGCGCATCATCAATCCGCGTTTCACCGGACGAGATGAGGGCGGCGTGCCTTATGTCATCACGGCTGAAACGGCTGAACGTCGCCGTGGCGCCGAGCAGGCGCTGACGGATCTGGAGCGCCCGACGCTGGATTACGCGCTGTTTGACGGCGGAGAGGACGCGTCGCGCGTTCTCGCTGAGCATGGCGTGTTTGACGATGCGAACCTGTCCTTGCAGCTCGACACCAATGTGCGGCTGACCACGCGTTCGGGATATGTCTTTGACACCCAGTCGGCGACGCTGTTTCTGCGCGAAGGCGTGGTGACAGGTCCTGCGCCCATGCATGGCCTGGCGCCGTGGGGTGCGGTGCGGGCGGACCGGTTCGAGGTGCGCGACGACGGCCAACACATAATATTGGAAGGGGATGTGCGCACACGGTTTGACGCATCCTCCACTCCGACCGCTACAGACGTTGACGCCGGCGCGGGCCGGTCAGAGGAGAACGAGCCATGA
- a CDS encoding LptA/OstA family protein — MTLRILIAALLAAPLLVTAPALAQSIGPGEGPADISADRSELFDAQGLVVYSGDVNVVRGGVRLRADRLEAYYVRRDTGGRELRRIVAEGEVFYVTEAEIARGDRGTYDLVNEVIELTGSVVLTQGCNVSTGEHLYAELATGIARLDGGENSTDRVRSVFFTDDDAASAQTPQECPAPVIPGDGPRPYEAPEG; from the coding sequence ATGACCCTGCGTATCCTGATCGCTGCGCTGCTTGCGGCGCCGCTGCTTGTGACGGCTCCCGCCCTGGCGCAATCCATCGGGCCGGGCGAAGGCCCTGCCGATATCAGTGCGGATCGCAGCGAGCTGTTCGACGCCCAGGGGCTGGTGGTCTATTCGGGCGACGTGAACGTGGTGCGCGGCGGCGTACGCCTGCGGGCGGACCGGCTGGAAGCCTATTATGTGCGCCGTGACACCGGCGGGCGCGAACTGCGCCGCATCGTGGCGGAGGGCGAGGTGTTTTACGTCACCGAGGCCGAGATCGCGCGCGGGGACCGCGGCACCTATGATCTGGTCAACGAGGTCATCGAACTGACCGGATCTGTTGTTCTGACCCAGGGCTGCAATGTCTCCACCGGCGAGCATCTCTACGCGGAGCTGGCGACCGGAATAGCGCGCCTGGATGGCGGCGAGAACAGCACGGACCGTGTGCGGTCTGTCTTCTTCACGGATGATGACGCAGCGAGCGCGCAAACGCCGCAAGAGTGTCCCGCGCCCGTCATTCCGGGCGACGGCCCGCGTCCCTATGAAGCGCCTGAAGGCTGA
- the lptB gene encoding LPS export ABC transporter ATP-binding protein has translation MEYERIDAPDQAFAGEGVQVQNLGKSYGKRAVVKNVSLSLKRGEVVGLLGPNGAGKTTCFYMITGLVSADHGRIMLDGEDITGLPMYQRARLGIGYLPQEASIFRGLTVGENIAAVAEIVEPDRQRRETLINELLEELHIDHLRHSPAMALSGGERRRVEIARALAAQPSFMLLDEPFAGIDPLAIADIRDLVDYLKQRGIGILITDHNVRETLEITDRATIIHDGEVLFEGAPDAVRNDQDVRRYYLGERF, from the coding sequence ATGGAATACGAGCGGATCGACGCGCCAGACCAGGCGTTCGCCGGGGAAGGCGTCCAGGTGCAGAATCTGGGCAAATCCTATGGCAAGCGCGCCGTGGTCAAGAATGTCTCCCTGTCGCTCAAGCGCGGCGAAGTGGTGGGACTTCTGGGTCCGAACGGGGCTGGCAAGACGACCTGCTTTTACATGATCACCGGCCTGGTTTCGGCCGATCACGGACGCATCATGCTTGACGGCGAGGACATCACCGGCCTGCCCATGTACCAGCGCGCACGGCTGGGCATCGGCTATCTGCCGCAGGAAGCTTCGATCTTCCGCGGTCTGACGGTGGGTGAAAACATCGCGGCGGTCGCTGAAATCGTCGAGCCGGACCGTCAGCGTCGAGAGACCTTGATCAACGAATTGCTTGAAGAGCTGCATATCGACCATTTGCGTCACAGCCCGGCCATGGCCCTGTCCGGCGGTGAGCGCCGCCGTGTGGAGATTGCGCGCGCGCTCGCTGCACAGCCGAGCTTCATGCTGCTGGACGAACCGTTTGCAGGGATCGACCCGCTGGCCATCGCTGATATTCGCGATCTGGTCGATTATCTCAAACAGCGCGGCATCGGCATTCTGATCACCGATCACAATGTGCGCGAAACGCTCGAGATCACGGATCGGGCGACCATCATCCACGATGGCGAAGTCCTGTTTGAAGGCGCTCCCGATGCGGTGCGCAATGATCAGGACGTGCGCCGCTATTATCTGGGCGAAAGGTTTTAA
- the rpoN gene encoding RNA polymerase factor sigma-54: MAGLGHKLEARQGQGLVMTPQLQQAIKLLQLNNIELAEFVETELERNPLLERDERSDAPALDESAPSDPSVAAKSKEGDELSFDTPGKADESFDADTEAMYSDSKSDMAGAESAAGSVDWSRAGPGGSFNASEFDAADHASREKTLHEHLHDQLADLALQPSDRLIAAHLIDLADEDGYLRADLGETSDRLGVTRSEVEAVLFALQKFEPTGVMARTLQECLAMQLQERDRLDPAMAALVDHLPLLAKHDYAGLKALCGVDSEDLEDMIAELKRLTPKPGLGFGADGARAVEADVMVRERPDGGWAVELNTDTLPRVLMNNRYAAQISASARSEDEKVFISQCTQNASWLVKSLDQRARTILKVASEIVRQQDAFFAKGVAWLRPLNLKTVADAVGMHESTVSRVTSNKYMATPRGLFELKYFFTSAIASADGGEAYSAEAVRFRIKAMIESETIDDVMSDDKIVERLLADGVDIARRTVAKYREAMNIPSSVKRRRKLKGMG; the protein is encoded by the coding sequence ATGGCGGGACTGGGACATAAGCTTGAGGCTCGGCAGGGCCAGGGTCTGGTGATGACCCCTCAATTGCAGCAGGCCATCAAGCTGTTGCAATTGAACAATATCGAGCTGGCCGAGTTTGTGGAGACCGAGCTTGAGCGCAATCCCTTGCTGGAGCGCGACGAGCGCTCGGACGCGCCGGCGCTCGATGAATCCGCCCCGTCTGATCCCTCTGTTGCGGCCAAGTCCAAAGAGGGCGACGAACTCAGCTTTGATACGCCGGGCAAGGCCGACGAATCCTTCGACGCCGATACCGAGGCGATGTATTCTGATTCCAAATCCGACATGGCGGGCGCCGAGAGCGCGGCCGGGTCGGTGGACTGGTCCCGGGCCGGACCTGGCGGATCCTTCAATGCATCCGAATTTGACGCCGCCGATCACGCCAGTCGTGAAAAAACCCTGCATGAGCATTTGCATGACCAGCTCGCGGATCTGGCGTTGCAGCCCTCTGACCGGCTGATCGCAGCGCATTTGATCGATCTTGCGGACGAGGACGGCTATCTGCGCGCGGACCTGGGCGAAACCTCTGATCGTTTGGGCGTCACCCGCTCGGAAGTCGAAGCGGTGCTCTTCGCCTTGCAGAAATTCGAGCCGACCGGCGTCATGGCGCGCACCCTGCAGGAATGTCTCGCCATGCAGCTGCAGGAGCGCGACCGTCTGGATCCGGCCATGGCGGCGCTGGTGGATCATCTGCCGCTTCTGGCCAAGCATGATTATGCGGGTCTGAAAGCTCTGTGCGGCGTGGATTCAGAAGATCTTGAAGACATGATCGCCGAGCTCAAGCGCCTGACCCCCAAGCCGGGCCTGGGGTTTGGTGCCGACGGAGCGCGGGCGGTCGAAGCAGACGTGATGGTGCGTGAGCGCCCGGACGGCGGTTGGGCGGTGGAGCTGAACACTGACACCCTGCCGCGCGTTCTGATGAATAATCGCTACGCCGCCCAGATCAGCGCGTCAGCGCGGTCAGAGGACGAGAAAGTCTTCATCAGCCAGTGCACACAGAACGCGTCCTGGCTCGTGAAAAGCCTGGATCAGCGCGCCCGGACGATCCTCAAGGTCGCCAGCGAGATCGTGCGCCAGCAAGACGCTTTCTTTGCCAAGGGCGTGGCCTGGCTGCGCCCGTTGAACCTGAAAACGGTCGCGGATGCGGTGGGCATGCATGAATCCACCGTCAGCCGGGTGACGTCCAACAAATACATGGCCACCCCGCGGGGCCTGTTCGAGCTGAAATACTTCTTCACGTCTGCGATCGCGTCTGCAGATGGCGGCGAGGCCTATTCCGCCGAGGCGGTGCGGTTCCGCATCAAGGCGATGATTGAATCTGAAACGATCGATGATGTGATGAGCGACGACAAGATCGTCGAGCGTCTGCTGGCGGACGGCGTGGACATTGCGCGCCGCACAGTCGCCAAATACCGCGAAGCCATGAACATTCCCTCTTCGGTCAAGCGCCGGCGCAAGCTCAAGGGCATGGGCTGA
- the hpf gene encoding ribosome hibernation-promoting factor, HPF/YfiA family → MFIQFVSKGIDVSPALRERMETRITDAGSKYFNRPAEAFVVASKEGYGFKVDISLHLPSGAFLQASGSAEEAYSAAEDAAGHLEKRLRRYKRRLKDHQSGPKADLPAAESTPVLVLRSDRRAVEVPEDEFEEDDGGAVGGDEPVIIAEQVAELKTLTVSMAVLEMDLADAPFVMFRNAANGAMNFVYRRPDGHVGWIDPSRGAKDAASAAAE, encoded by the coding sequence ATGTTTATCCAGTTCGTCTCCAAAGGTATCGATGTGTCCCCGGCTCTGCGTGAGCGCATGGAGACCCGCATCACGGACGCCGGCTCGAAATATTTCAATCGACCGGCTGAAGCCTTTGTCGTCGCGAGCAAGGAAGGATACGGCTTCAAGGTGGACATTTCGCTCCATCTTCCGTCCGGGGCTTTTCTTCAGGCGTCCGGATCGGCCGAGGAGGCCTATAGCGCCGCGGAAGACGCCGCCGGGCATCTGGAAAAACGATTGCGGCGTTACAAACGCCGCCTGAAAGACCACCAATCGGGTCCCAAGGCGGATCTGCCAGCAGCGGAATCCACGCCTGTTCTGGTCCTGCGCTCGGATCGCCGGGCTGTGGAAGTGCCTGAGGATGAGTTTGAAGAGGATGATGGCGGCGCGGTTGGCGGCGATGAGCCGGTGATCATCGCCGAACAGGTGGCGGAGCTTAAGACCCTCACGGTCTCCATGGCGGTGCTGGAAATGGACCTTGCTGACGCGCCATTTGTGATGTTCCGCAACGCCGCGAACGGCGCCATGAACTTCGTCTACCGGCGCCCTGATGGTCATGTGGGGTGGATTGATCCGTCCCGAGGGGCTAAAGACGCGGCCAGCGCGGCTGCGGAGTGA
- the ptsN gene encoding PTS IIA-like nitrogen regulatory protein PtsN — protein sequence MALSTLLSPGGVSAELAATSRKQALVGLAELAERALGVASRPVLDAVIEREKLGSTGVGDGVAIPHARTDLVDRVCGVFARLKHPVDFDAIDGQPADLVFLLLAPEDAGADHLKALAQVSRFFRREDLRRAVRAAPDADAITALLNNGVESDAA from the coding sequence ATGGCTCTGAGCACACTTCTTTCGCCAGGCGGCGTGTCCGCTGAACTGGCCGCAACCAGTCGCAAACAGGCCCTTGTCGGCTTGGCTGAGCTGGCGGAGCGCGCTTTGGGCGTGGCGTCGCGGCCTGTTCTGGACGCGGTCATCGAACGCGAGAAACTCGGATCGACCGGGGTGGGGGATGGCGTGGCCATTCCCCATGCCCGCACTGATCTGGTGGACCGGGTTTGCGGCGTGTTTGCACGACTTAAACATCCTGTAGATTTTGACGCCATTGACGGTCAGCCAGCGGATCTGGTGTTTTTGCTGTTGGCGCCGGAAGACGCCGGCGCAGACCACCTGAAGGCCCTGGCTCAGGTGTCACGCTTTTTCCGGCGTGAGGATTTACGCCGTGCGGTGCGCGCCGCACCGGATGCGGATGCGATCACAGCCTTGCTCAATAATGGCGTGGAAAGCGACGCGGCCTGA
- a CDS encoding isoaspartyl peptidase/L-asparaginase family protein: MTTPVLVLHGGAGVLAQRSYDREIDHLTALAERTRDALLAGQSALDAVVEAVADLEASGLYVAGKGSAPNAAGRYELDAAVMDGANRNAGAVSALTGFLSPIRAARAVMETTPHVLLAGKGAEAFAEKAGLAQVDDPDAYYKSAADPDPRPIPTGTVGAVALDLGGRLAAATSTGGTLNKVWGRVGDTPIIGSGTWADQRVAVSCTGQGEYFMRANAAADVSARVKYAGRPLAEAVKGALEDVAQLGGEGGLIAVDASGAVTAQFNSPGMKRAIVHSDGRIDVKMS; the protein is encoded by the coding sequence ATGACGACACCGGTTCTGGTTCTCCATGGCGGCGCGGGCGTGCTGGCTCAGCGCAGTTATGATCGCGAGATCGATCATCTCACCGCCCTCGCCGAACGCACCCGAGACGCGTTGCTGGCGGGTCAGTCCGCATTGGACGCCGTGGTGGAGGCTGTGGCCGATCTTGAGGCCTCTGGGCTTTATGTGGCCGGCAAGGGCAGCGCGCCCAACGCGGCGGGCCGGTATGAGCTGGACGCAGCGGTGATGGACGGCGCCAACCGCAATGCGGGCGCGGTGTCCGCCCTCACCGGCTTTCTGTCTCCCATCCGCGCGGCTCGCGCGGTGATGGAGACCACGCCCCATGTGCTGCTGGCCGGCAAGGGGGCGGAAGCCTTTGCGGAAAAGGCCGGGCTGGCTCAGGTTGACGATCCTGACGCGTATTACAAATCCGCCGCCGACCCGGACCCTCGCCCCATTCCCACCGGTACGGTGGGCGCGGTGGCTCTGGATCTCGGCGGACGGCTCGCCGCCGCGACCTCGACCGGCGGCACGCTGAACAAGGTCTGGGGACGAGTGGGCGATACGCCCATCATCGGCTCGGGCACCTGGGCGGATCAGCGCGTGGCGGTGTCTTGTACGGGGCAGGGCGAGTATTTCATGCGCGCCAACGCCGCCGCCGACGTCTCCGCCCGCGTCAAATATGCGGGCAGGCCGCTGGCGGAAGCCGTCAAAGGCGCGCTCGAAGACGTGGCGCAGCTCGGCGGGGAAGGCGGATTGATCGCAGTCGACGCCTCAGGCGCGGTCACCGCCCAGTTCAACTCCCCCGGCATGAAGCGCGCCATCGTGCATTCTGATGGCCGTATCGACGTGAAGATGAGCTGA
- a CDS encoding Hsp20/alpha crystallin family protein, which translates to MTDTDTTPTERSMLPAQGSMEAFERLRTDMMDVAENFWRGAPLPWMSTPAWPLANGWGPMNPPVDMSETDDAYVVTAELPGLKKDDVVVEADNQLLTISGSKEDEHKSVRKHHQYAERRYGAFKRILTLPRDADVEAVDAVFKNGVLTVTLPKRADVAAGRKVPVK; encoded by the coding sequence ATGACTGACACGGACACGACGCCGACTGAACGTTCCATGCTGCCTGCGCAGGGATCTATGGAGGCGTTTGAACGTCTGCGAACCGACATGATGGATGTGGCCGAGAACTTCTGGCGAGGCGCGCCGCTGCCCTGGATGTCGACGCCAGCCTGGCCGCTCGCAAACGGATGGGGGCCGATGAACCCGCCTGTGGATATGAGCGAGACGGATGACGCTTATGTGGTCACGGCTGAGTTGCCTGGCCTGAAGAAAGACGATGTTGTGGTCGAGGCGGACAATCAGTTGCTCACCATTTCAGGATCCAAGGAAGACGAGCACAAATCCGTCCGCAAGCATCACCAGTACGCCGAGCGCCGTTATGGCGCCTTCAAGCGCATTTTGACCCTGCCCCGGGACGCCGATGTGGAGGCTGTGGACGCGGTGTTTAAAAACGGCGTGCTGACGGTCACCCTGCCCAAGCGCGCAGATGTGGCGGCGGGTCGCAAAGTCCCGGTAAAATAA